One part of the Parabacteroides distasonis ATCC 8503 genome encodes these proteins:
- the cysQ gene encoding 3'(2'),5'-bisphosphate nucleotidase CysQ encodes MMSYANYLYIAIHAAVDAGKSIMDIYNDPESDFGIERKADNSPLTKADKAAHRLITNALSVTPFPVLSEEGKEIPFKERSKWETLWIVDPLDGTKEFIKKNGEFTVNIALVEKGVPVLGVIYVPVRKELYFASSSVGAYKFTGIDSSSQPSMDEMKQRAIHLPIALAHQGVVVVASRSHQTEETTAFIDNLRKQGKPVTLISSGSSLKICLVAEGSADIYPRFAPTMEWDTAAGHAIAKSAGCDIYHIDGKTPLRYNKEDLHNPWFIVK; translated from the coding sequence ATGATGAGCTACGCCAATTATCTTTACATTGCGATCCATGCCGCGGTAGACGCAGGCAAGTCGATCATGGATATTTATAACGACCCCGAATCAGACTTCGGGATAGAGAGAAAAGCAGACAACTCGCCGTTGACAAAGGCGGATAAGGCGGCCCATCGATTGATAACAAACGCTTTGTCCGTTACCCCGTTTCCGGTCTTAAGCGAGGAAGGAAAGGAGATCCCGTTCAAGGAGCGCTCCAAATGGGAGACGCTGTGGATCGTGGACCCGCTGGACGGTACCAAGGAGTTTATCAAGAAAAACGGCGAGTTTACCGTGAATATCGCCTTGGTGGAGAAGGGTGTGCCCGTGTTGGGCGTCATTTATGTGCCCGTCCGGAAGGAGTTGTATTTCGCCTCCTCCTCTGTGGGTGCTTATAAGTTTACGGGAATCGATAGCAGTAGCCAGCCCTCGATGGACGAGATGAAGCAGCGGGCGATACATTTGCCGATAGCGCTGGCGCATCAAGGAGTCGTGGTAGTGGCGTCCCGGTCTCACCAAACGGAGGAGACCACCGCTTTCATCGATAATCTCCGCAAGCAGGGAAAGCCCGTTACGTTGATCAGTAGCGGCAGCAGCCTGAAGATTTGTCTGGTAGCGGAAGGCTCGGCCGATATCTATCCCCGTTTCGCCCCGACGATGGAGTGGGATACCGCCGCCGGCCACGCCATCGCCAAGTCTGCCGGTTGCGACATATATCATATCGACGGCAAGACCCCGCTTCGCTATAACAAGGAAGATTTGCATAATCCGTGGTTTATCGTGAAGTGA
- the cysC gene encoding adenylyl-sulfate kinase, with amino-acid sequence MEVLENNIYPIFDRMLGREDKEALLGQRGVMVWFTGLSGSGKSTIAIALERELHKRGLLCRILDGDNIRSGINNNLGFSPEDRVENIRRIAEVGKLFVDTGVITIAAFISPNNELREMASAIIGKADFLEVYVSTPLAECERRDVKGLYAKARKGEIKEFTGVSAPFEAPERPDLSLDTSVLSVEQSVNRLLELIVPKVEIKH; translated from the coding sequence ATGGAAGTTTTAGAAAATAATATCTATCCGATTTTCGACCGTATGCTGGGTCGTGAGGATAAAGAGGCGCTTTTGGGGCAAAGGGGCGTGATGGTGTGGTTCACGGGTTTGAGTGGCTCGGGGAAAAGCACGATCGCTATCGCTTTGGAGCGTGAGTTGCATAAACGGGGATTGCTTTGCCGCATCCTCGACGGGGATAATATCCGTAGTGGTATCAACAATAATCTCGGGTTCTCGCCGGAGGACCGGGTGGAGAATATACGCCGGATCGCCGAGGTGGGTAAACTGTTTGTCGATACGGGTGTTATAACCATAGCGGCTTTTATCAGCCCGAACAATGAGTTGAGAGAGATGGCGTCCGCTATCATCGGTAAAGCGGATTTCTTGGAGGTTTACGTAAGTACGCCGCTCGCCGAGTGCGAACGCCGTGACGTGAAAGGCCTGTATGCCAAGGCCCGGAAAGGCGAGATCAAGGAGTTTACCGGGGTTTCCGCCCCGTTCGAGGCACCGGAGCGTCCGGACCTGTCCTTGGATACCTCCGTATTGAGCGTGGAGCAATCCGTGAACCGGTTGTTGGAGTTGATCGTACCGAAAGTAGAAATTAAACACTGA
- a CDS encoding efflux RND transporter permease subunit produces MRERKNGVIEWTMRHYQITLLVITVLVGLGILGLVDMPKQEFPEFTIRQGVVVGVYPGATSGEVEEQLAKPLERYLFTFKEVKKKKTYSMSRDGMVYVMVELNDDVNNKDEVWSKIKLGLQNFKSQLPSGVLAVIANDDFGDTSALLITLESEDKTYRELQRYMETLEDRLRRIESVSNLRRYGVQNEQISVYLDPDKLAAYGLDTRMLMTTLFTQGFTTASGSLENGGLDIPIHLSVTYPSEREVGEQILLADADGHMIRLKDVARIVREYPEPDSYITNNGKKAIILSMEMREGHNIVRYGKEVDEVLHAFERDLPESVSIRRIADQPKVVGDSVSSFVRDLFVSIVVVILVMMVLFPFRSALVAATSIPISVFISIGVMYACGIPLNTVTLAALIVVLGMIVDNSIIVIDAYLEYLDKGYSRWYAAVYSAKNYFSSILLATLCICVIFFPLLFTMTGQMLDFVTFFPWTLSISLMVSLAVAMVFIPLLERVLIKKGLKSGRENTGKKRFNLLDTVQAVYTRALTWTFRFPKATIGLGILTVALAILMITQLSQRMMPIADRDQFAVEIYLPQGTSLDRTAAVSDSLYKLLSEDERILSVTSFIGTSSPRFQATYAPNLAGKNYAQFIVNTASVDATRSVLDDYTDRYADYFPDAYVKFKQLDYQNVSSPLEVRFMGDDIARLKQAGDSLMAVLREMDGLVWVHTNYEEALPDVRVRLDPVEASRLGITKAMASADLAIRYDGLSVGSLWEGDYALPIQLRSDKKGEGDAFDKVGDQYLPTIVPGVSVPLRQVSTIEGGWNDGQIVRRNGVRTLSVFAEVTRETNQNAMQKRIERVMESRIIPTLPEGVTYEYGGAKELDFETMNPLMQGLAIAVIIVFFFLLVNFKKIGLALAALSSLLLTLFGAALGLWAFHIDFSLTCVLGVISLIGIVVRNAILIFEHAQDLRLHKHYSPRDAAFDAGRRRMLPIFLTSATTAVGVVPMIISGSSLWMPMGVVICSGTVFSMILAVIILPVFYWKIFGNK; encoded by the coding sequence TGCTGGTCGGGTTGGGTATTTTGGGTTTGGTGGACATGCCGAAACAGGAGTTTCCGGAGTTCACCATCCGCCAAGGCGTGGTAGTGGGTGTTTACCCCGGGGCGACTTCAGGAGAGGTGGAGGAGCAGTTGGCCAAGCCTTTGGAGAGATACCTGTTTACCTTCAAGGAGGTAAAGAAGAAAAAGACGTACTCCATGTCAAGGGATGGAATGGTGTACGTGATGGTGGAGCTGAACGACGACGTGAACAATAAAGACGAGGTCTGGTCGAAGATCAAGCTCGGCTTGCAGAACTTCAAGTCGCAACTGCCCTCGGGCGTACTCGCCGTCATCGCGAATGATGATTTCGGCGATACTTCCGCCTTATTGATCACCTTGGAATCGGAAGACAAGACCTACCGGGAATTGCAGCGATACATGGAGACGCTGGAAGACCGCCTGCGCCGGATCGAGTCCGTATCCAACCTGCGCCGTTACGGGGTACAAAACGAGCAGATCTCGGTCTACTTGGATCCAGACAAGCTAGCCGCTTATGGCCTAGACACCCGTATGCTGATGACAACCTTGTTCACCCAAGGCTTTACCACCGCCTCCGGCTCCTTGGAGAATGGCGGCTTGGACATTCCCATCCACCTTTCCGTGACCTATCCCTCGGAGCGGGAGGTAGGCGAGCAGATCCTGCTGGCCGATGCCGACGGGCATATGATCCGCTTGAAAGACGTGGCCCGTATCGTACGGGAATATCCCGAGCCGGATAGCTATATAACGAACAACGGCAAGAAAGCGATCATCCTTTCCATGGAGATGCGTGAGGGCCATAATATCGTACGATACGGAAAGGAGGTAGACGAGGTATTGCACGCTTTCGAGCGGGATCTTCCCGAGAGTGTCTCGATTCGCCGGATCGCCGACCAGCCGAAGGTGGTGGGAGACTCGGTAAGTTCCTTCGTGCGGGATTTGTTCGTGTCCATCGTGGTCGTGATCTTGGTGATGATGGTACTCTTCCCGTTCCGCTCGGCATTGGTGGCGGCTACCTCCATCCCGATCAGTGTCTTTATCTCGATCGGTGTCATGTACGCTTGCGGCATCCCGCTGAATACGGTGACGCTGGCCGCCTTGATCGTGGTATTGGGCATGATCGTGGATAACTCCATCATCGTGATAGACGCCTATCTGGAATATCTGGACAAGGGCTATTCCCGTTGGTACGCCGCCGTCTATAGCGCCAAGAACTATTTCAGCTCGATTTTGTTGGCTACGCTGTGTATTTGCGTGATCTTTTTCCCGTTGCTTTTCACGATGACGGGGCAGATGTTGGATTTCGTGACCTTCTTCCCTTGGACGCTTTCCATCTCCCTCATGGTGTCGCTGGCGGTGGCGATGGTCTTTATCCCGCTGCTGGAGCGGGTCTTGATCAAGAAGGGATTGAAGTCCGGGCGGGAGAATACAGGCAAGAAGAGGTTCAATCTGCTGGATACCGTACAGGCCGTCTATACGAGGGCGCTGACGTGGACTTTCCGTTTCCCGAAAGCCACGATCGGTCTAGGCATCCTGACGGTTGCCTTGGCGATCCTGATGATCACTCAACTGAGCCAGCGTATGATGCCGATAGCCGACCGGGATCAGTTCGCCGTCGAGATCTATCTCCCGCAGGGAACCTCGCTGGACCGTACCGCCGCCGTGAGCGATAGTCTCTATAAGCTGTTGTCGGAAGATGAGCGCATCCTGTCCGTCACCTCCTTTATCGGAACTTCCTCGCCCCGTTTCCAAGCTACCTACGCCCCGAACTTGGCCGGGAAGAATTACGCCCAGTTCATTGTCAACACCGCCTCGGTAGATGCCACCCGTAGCGTGTTGGATGATTATACGGACCGCTACGCCGATTATTTCCCCGACGCTTACGTGAAGTTCAAGCAACTGGATTACCAAAACGTATCCTCTCCTTTAGAGGTCCGTTTCATGGGAGACGATATCGCCCGGTTGAAGCAGGCCGGGGATTCCTTGATGGCCGTGTTGCGTGAGATGGACGGCTTGGTCTGGGTACACACCAATTATGAGGAGGCCTTACCCGACGTACGGGTTCGATTGGACCCAGTGGAAGCCTCCCGCCTCGGGATCACGAAGGCGATGGCCTCGGCCGATCTGGCGATCCGTTACGACGGCCTCTCGGTTGGCTCCCTCTGGGAAGGCGATTACGCTTTGCCGATCCAGCTGAGATCCGATAAGAAAGGGGAGGGTGACGCGTTCGATAAGGTCGGCGACCAGTATCTTCCCACCATCGTCCCCGGCGTGAGCGTCCCGCTCCGGCAAGTCTCCACGATCGAGGGAGGCTGGAATGATGGGCAGATCGTCCGTCGCAACGGCGTGCGTACCTTGAGCGTCTTCGCCGAGGTAACCCGGGAGACCAACCAGAACGCTATGCAGAAACGGATCGAGCGAGTCATGGAAAGCCGTATTATCCCGACCTTGCCCGAGGGCGTGACGTACGAGTACGGTGGAGCCAAGGAGCTGGATTTCGAGACGATGAACCCGCTGATGCAGGGCTTGGCGATCGCCGTGATCATTGTTTTCTTCTTCCTGTTGGTCAATTTCAAGAAGATCGGCTTGGCGTTGGCGGCCCTGTCCTCGTTGCTGCTCACCTTGTTCGGGGCGGCGCTGGGCTTGTGGGCGTTCCATATCGATTTCAGCTTGACGTGCGTCTTGGGCGTTATTAGCTTGATCGGTATCGTGGTGCGAAACGCTATCTTGATATTCGAGCATGCGCAAGACCTGCGGCTCCATAAGCATTATAGCCCGAGGGATGCCGCCTTCGACGCCGGCCGGCGACGCATGCTCCCGATCTTCCTGACCTCGGCTACAACGGCCGTGGGCGTGGTGCCCATGATCATCAGCGGCAGTTCCCTTTGGATGCCGATGGGTGTGGTGATCTGCTCGGGAACGGTCTTCTCGATGATCTTGGCGGTCATCATCCTGCCTGTTTTCTATTGGAAGATATTCGGGAATAAATGA
- a CDS encoding SLC13 family permease: protein MNFDIVFVLLALIGMIAALVWDKMRPGMVLLTVVVFFLCVGILTPKEMLEGFSNKGMITVAMLFLVSEGVRQSGALGQLIKKLLPEGKTTVFKAQARMLPPVAFVSAFLNNTPVVVIFAPIIKRWAEAVKLPATKFLIPLSYVTILGGICTLIGTSTNLVVHGMILEAGYEGFTMFELGKVGIFIAIAGILYLFAFSNKLLPDSRTDTVSEDGEDENPGNFHRVEAVLGARFPGINKTLGEFNFTRHYGAIVKEVKSGGQRFTRNLDTVVLHEGDTLVLWADDSFIPTWGESSVFLMLANGNEATEPVSKKKRWLALGLLIFMITGATVGELPVVKEAVPSMRLDMFFFVCITTIIMAWTKLFPPKKYTKYISWDILITIACAFAISKAMENSGFASMIARHIIGMADNLGPYALLAILFIITNIFTELITNNAAAALSFPIALSVATQLGVDPTPFFVVICMAASASFSTPIGYQTNLIVQGVGGYKFTDFVKVGLPLNLITFLISVFVIPMIWKF, encoded by the coding sequence ATGAATTTTGATATAGTGTTTGTGTTGCTGGCCCTGATCGGCATGATCGCAGCCTTGGTATGGGATAAGATGCGGCCGGGAATGGTTCTTCTGACAGTGGTCGTGTTTTTTCTCTGCGTAGGCATTCTTACTCCCAAGGAGATGCTGGAGGGCTTTAGCAATAAAGGGATGATAACCGTAGCCATGCTCTTCCTTGTCAGTGAGGGAGTGCGGCAGAGCGGGGCTTTAGGCCAATTGATCAAGAAACTGCTTCCCGAGGGGAAGACCACCGTCTTCAAGGCGCAGGCGAGGATGCTCCCGCCCGTAGCTTTCGTGTCGGCGTTCCTGAATAATACGCCGGTGGTGGTTATTTTCGCCCCGATCATCAAGCGATGGGCGGAGGCGGTGAAGCTTCCGGCCACGAAATTCTTGATCCCTCTCTCGTATGTCACGATATTGGGCGGTATATGTACCTTGATCGGTACTTCTACGAATCTGGTGGTGCACGGCATGATTCTGGAGGCGGGATATGAGGGCTTTACGATGTTTGAGCTGGGGAAAGTCGGTATTTTTATCGCTATCGCCGGTATTTTATATTTGTTCGCTTTCTCGAACAAGCTGCTTCCGGACTCGAGGACGGATACGGTATCCGAAGACGGGGAGGATGAGAATCCCGGGAATTTCCACCGGGTGGAGGCCGTGCTGGGCGCACGCTTCCCGGGTATCAACAAGACCTTGGGAGAGTTTAACTTTACCCGCCATTACGGGGCGATCGTGAAAGAGGTGAAAAGCGGCGGACAGCGTTTTACCCGTAATCTGGATACGGTGGTGTTGCATGAGGGCGATACCTTGGTGTTGTGGGCGGACGATTCTTTTATCCCTACATGGGGTGAGTCTAGTGTCTTCTTGATGTTGGCGAATGGTAATGAGGCAACGGAGCCGGTATCGAAGAAGAAACGTTGGCTGGCTTTAGGACTGTTGATCTTTATGATTACGGGGGCGACGGTAGGAGAGTTGCCAGTCGTGAAAGAGGCCGTTCCAAGTATGCGCTTGGATATGTTCTTCTTTGTCTGTATTACGACAATCATCATGGCGTGGACGAAGCTTTTCCCGCCTAAAAAATACACGAAATACATTTCTTGGGATATCTTGATAACGATCGCTTGCGCTTTCGCTATCAGCAAGGCCATGGAGAATTCCGGCTTTGCCTCCATGATAGCCCGCCATATAATCGGTATGGCCGACAATTTGGGGCCGTATGCGTTGCTGGCGATTCTATTTATTATTACCAATATATTTACGGAGTTGATCACGAATAACGCTGCGGCGGCATTGAGCTTCCCGATCGCTTTGTCGGTAGCTACGCAATTAGGCGTTGATCCGACCCCATTCTTTGTCGTGATCTGTATGGCGGCGTCGGCTAGTTTCAGTACGCCGATCGGCTACCAGACCAACCTGATCGTACAAGGCGTGGGAGGCTATAAGTTCACGGATTTCGTGAAGGTGGGCTTGCCCTTGAACTTGATCACGTTCTTGATCTCCGTGTTTGTAATACCTATGATATGGAAGTTTTAG
- a CDS encoding TolC family protein, producing the protein MRKKEMIKRWIYGIVGSLVLCVGTVSAQRTLSLEECREMALENNAKMKNARLDVEGAREGKKEAFTKYFPNVSAVGTAFKANHGMMDMSVIPGLLELSMMDDGLLGGVTAIQPVFAGGQIVNGNKLADLALEVSRYQMRQSEDEVALTVERYYWQWISLHEKLRTIEIVESLVGSLYKDVEVAVGAGVTTRNDLLQVQLKKNGVASDRLRVENGLRLSKMVLAQYIGIGEDDFEIDFTLPAEVPSPELYRVSHEEALPTTLSYKLLEKNVEAARLQQKLKVGQYLPTVGIGAGYMYHNLLDKDRPFGMVFATVAIPISDWWGGSHAIRKQKLQVKAAEYSRQNANELLLVQMRKLWNELEESYKQVKLSEESIATAEENVRLNTDYYKAGTVTLSDLLDAQSLLQQSRDQYTGDYTAYLIKRTEYLQATGR; encoded by the coding sequence ATGCGGAAAAAAGAGATGATAAAAAGATGGATATATGGCATCGTCGGTTCCCTCGTCTTATGCGTGGGGACCGTGAGCGCCCAGCGGACATTATCGCTGGAAGAATGCCGGGAAATGGCTTTGGAGAATAATGCGAAGATGAAGAACGCCCGCTTAGACGTAGAAGGGGCGAGGGAAGGAAAAAAGGAGGCCTTTACGAAATACTTCCCGAATGTCAGCGCCGTGGGAACGGCATTCAAGGCGAACCACGGGATGATGGATATGAGCGTGATACCGGGCCTTCTCGAGTTGTCGATGATGGATGACGGCTTGCTGGGTGGGGTGACCGCTATCCAGCCCGTGTTCGCCGGCGGACAGATCGTGAACGGCAATAAGCTGGCCGACTTGGCGCTCGAGGTGAGCCGTTACCAGATGCGCCAATCCGAGGATGAGGTAGCCCTGACGGTGGAGCGGTATTACTGGCAATGGATCTCCCTTCACGAGAAATTAAGGACGATCGAGATCGTGGAATCCTTGGTGGGGAGTCTTTATAAGGATGTGGAGGTAGCGGTCGGCGCCGGCGTGACGACTCGTAATGACCTACTGCAAGTCCAGTTGAAAAAGAACGGCGTGGCGAGCGACCGCCTGCGGGTGGAGAACGGCTTGCGCCTCTCCAAGATGGTGCTGGCTCAATATATCGGTATCGGGGAAGATGATTTCGAGATCGATTTCACGCTGCCCGCCGAGGTGCCCTCCCCGGAGCTTTACCGGGTGAGCCATGAGGAGGCGCTCCCTACGACACTCTCTTATAAATTGCTGGAGAAGAACGTGGAGGCCGCTCGTCTTCAACAAAAGCTGAAGGTTGGGCAATACTTGCCCACCGTGGGGATCGGAGCCGGGTATATGTATCACAACTTACTGGATAAGGACCGTCCGTTCGGCATGGTTTTCGCTACCGTAGCGATTCCGATCAGTGATTGGTGGGGCGGCTCGCACGCCATCCGGAAGCAAAAGCTTCAGGTGAAGGCGGCCGAGTATTCCCGCCAAAACGCCAATGAGCTTCTGTTGGTGCAAATGCGGAAGCTTTGGAACGAGCTGGAGGAGTCTTATAAGCAAGTCAAGCTCTCGGAGGAGTCCATAGCGACAGCCGAGGAGAATGTCCGCCTTAATACGGACTATTATAAGGCGGGCACGGTAACGCTGAGCGATCTTCTGGACGCTCAATCGCTTCTCCAGCAAAGCCGTGACCAGTATACGGGCGATTATACGGCTTATTTGATCAAACGTACGGAATATTTACAGGCGACAGGGCGTTAA